The segment TTAAATCAGATTAAATCATCGTACTTGGGAAGAAGTGGGCAAGCAGTTATTGCACAACCTGAGCGTTGAGAGGCTGCAGCCAAAATGAAACTCTTAGAGAGGTGTAAATTTAGCCAAGGGACAGGGAGGATGGCAGGGCAGGCTGCTGACCTGGATCAGGGCACCAGAGTCCAGGCACTGCACCTACAGGGACTCGGTGTCTCTGCAGCCTTTCCAGTAAGGAAATTGCTCTTTTGaccaaccaccagcaaaaaGGGACAAATGTGAGACCCACAGTGACTTCTAGCTCAAAACAACCCCATTCCCTCATGATTTTCCCTGTCCAAGCAGGAGCTGGTGTTATCAGTGGGGATGAAGTTGTGTGCAAAGTTGTGGACCTCACTCTGGATCCCCGTGGTGGAGCAGGCTGAGAAGTGGCATTTGTGGCAAGCCCAGGGAGAAGTTGGCATCTGTCTGCTGGCAGGGCTtttctgccagcagcagtggctgggGATGTCCATGCCAGGgcacccccagagctgctgcagagccctgaCACAGTTTGGGAGCACCAGGCACCCAAGGAGCATCTCGGAGGCCGCAGCCTCGTGGCCAGCGCTTCCCTTTCTGCAGTTTCCTCACCACTTCCAGCTCAGCAAAAATGGGTGATCTGACATAATTTCCTCAAGTATGATGCCCCCCCTTTCCTTCTTTGAAACCCTGCACCCACCCCTCGGACGGGGATAAAAGgggagcacagccccagggccacAGAGAGAGTCCTGCAgcctccccagctccagctccagctcctctcaCAGAGCACTCACCCACAGCGCCATGAAGGTCCTGGCAGCCACCCTGGTcactctgctcctcctggccacCCACTCCCCAGCTCAAGGTCACCTCGGTGAGTCCAGCATTGCTTTGTCATCCCCGGGGAGTCCCAGCCACGTCGGGGTGGCTGTGGGGAGGGTTGGGGGGTCTGTGTCACACTGGGGGATGCCGGTTTGGAGCTGGGGGTTGCATGGAGGGGGTTCCACCAGGGGATGTGGAAATgcctggagggggcagaggctgtgctgagctcTCACCAGGGCCACGTGTGTGTCCCCTGCCCTCACAGATGGTGTCCCCAGCATCTGCTGCTTCAGCTACCAGAAGCACCCCATCCCTGTGCGCCGCGTCAGCTCCGTCTTTgtcaccagcagctcctgcaccaACCCGGGCGTGATGTGAGTACCCAGCAGTGCCAGATCTcggggcagtgcccagggtgccGGGGGGACCTGG is part of the Anomalospiza imberbis isolate Cuckoo-Finch-1a 21T00152 chromosome 20, ASM3175350v1, whole genome shotgun sequence genome and harbors:
- the LOC137485525 gene encoding C-C motif chemokine 22-like gives rise to the protein MKVLAATLVTLLLLATHSPAQGHLDGVPSICCFSYQKHPIPVRRVSSVFVTSSSCTNPGVIVVTQKKKQLCADPRAAWVQELQKHFQSLEN